One Hordeum vulgare subsp. vulgare chromosome 4H, MorexV3_pseudomolecules_assembly, whole genome shotgun sequence DNA window includes the following coding sequences:
- the LOC123446258 gene encoding pentatricopeptide repeat-containing protein At2g13600-like, producing the protein MRPPLSLLQARKLHATLLKSGYHGDAYRCNLVLRAYARGGALADARGLLDLMPSPTLVSYNTVLSGYASSSTPGLLDAALCLLDAMPERDSWSWNTAISGLARAGRTRDALRRFLQMTHTALVPDAFTYSIVSPCCGVDLGSARQVHARAVKAGVFADACVGTGFIKLYAELGLMEDAGKVFDCMPLRDLMSWNVLLDCGVRSGEAGSCMKEFLSMTGCGVQPDEFTFATVLNGLAELSAGLEAMQVHSIILKSGYLKDLFLCNSLLDLYGRCGYIDLAKKLFDAMLEKDVVSWTAVISGLAACGYQADAFDIFRQMLKAAMLPNSFTFGSIVSSCADVNDLGSGRQCHALVVKHGLELVPIIASCFVDMYSKCAKMDDAIRMFEIMPQRDIISWNAMICGLAQNGQSARSLELYDEMTQLHYESVTPNSVTFVGVLSACSHAGAVQKGCSYFTQMVNDFHIEPISEHYTCLIDLFARAGWLDEAEEIISNVPFKHDAVILGILLNGCRKYGNLDMAKRFAKRLLVNNPDNASAIFLLSNMYIANEEWSDASKLRDAAISSGTHKVMGNSWIDVGGQVQCFRAGSSPDAQFEQIYDVLQQLQLMMVDTDKLVTQINPLCTYINCE; encoded by the coding sequence ATGCGGCCACCACTTTCACTGCTCCAGGCGCGCAAGCTCCACGCGACGCTCCTCAAGTCCGGTTACCATGGCGACGCCTACCGCTGCAACCTCGTCCTTCGCGCCTACGCCCGCGGCGGCGCACTCGCCGACGCCCGCGGCCTACTGGACCTCATGCCGTCCCCGACCCTCGTCTCCTACAACACCGTCCTCTCCGGCTACGCCTCCTCCTCGACCCCCGGCCTCCTTGACGCCGCCCTGTGCCTGCTAGACGCGATGCCTGAAAGGGACTCCTGGTCCTGGAACACCGCCATATCCGGCCTTGCACGCGCCGGCCGGACTCGCGACGCGCTGCGAAGGTTCCTGCAGATGACGCACACCGCCTTGGTGCCGGACGCGTTCACGTACTCCATCGTCTCGCCGTGCTGCGGCGTTGACCTAGGATCCGCGCGTCAGGTCCACGCGCGGGCTGTTAAGGCTGGGGTATTCGCGGACGCCTGCGTTGGTACTGGTTTCATCAAGCTGTACGCAGAGCTGGGCCTGATGGAGGATGCAGGCAAGGTGTTCGACTGTATGCCGCTGAGAGATCTAATGTCATGGAATGTGCTCCTGGACTGCGGTGTGAGGTCCGGGGAAGCAGGATCATGTATGAAGGAGTTTCTTAGCATGACCGGCTGCGGGGTTCAGCCTGATGAGTTCACCTTTGCCACTGTCTTGAATGGTTTGGCTGAGCTGTCTGCAGGTCTAGAGGCAATGCAGGTACACTCAATTATTCTAAAATCTGGGTATCTTAAGGATCTATTTCTGTGCAATTCTTTGCTGGATCTGTACGGGAGATGCGGTTACATTGACTTGGCTAAGAAATTGTTCGATGCTATGCTTGAGAAGGATGTTGTATCATGGACCGCTGTGATTTCAGGGCTTGCAGCCTGTGGTTATCAGGCTGATGCCTTCGACATATTTCGCCAGATGCTGAAAGCTGCAATGCTGCCCAATTCCTTCACCTTTGGCAGCATAGTAAGTTCATGTGCAGATGTAAATGACCTTGGGAGTGGGAGACAGTGTCATGCTCTTGTTGTCAAGCATGGGTTAGAACTCGTTCCTATAATTGCCAGCTGTTTTGTCGATATGTACTCAAAATGCGCCAAGATGGATGATGCAATAAGAATGTTCGAGATCATGCCACAGAGAGATATTATATCTTGGAATGCGATGATATGTGGATTAGCTCAGAATGGTCAATCAGCAAGATCTCTTGAGCTGTATGATGAAATGACGCAACTTCATTATGAATCGGTCACCCCAAACTCAGTAACCTTTGTGGGTGTCCTGAGTGCATGCAGCCATGCTGGTGCTGTCCAAAAAGGTTGCAGCTACTTTACTCAAATGGTCAATGACTTCCACATCGAACCAATTTCAGAGCACTACACTTGCCTTATTGATCTCTTTGCACGAGCTGGATGGTTAGATGAAGCAGAAGAGATCATTTCAAATGTACCTTTCAAACATGATGCTGTTATCCTGGGCATCTTGCTTAATGGCTGCAGAAAATATGGTAACCTTGATATGGCTAAGCGCTTTGCTAAGAGGCTTCTAGTGAATAATCCAGATAATGCATCGGCCATTTTTCTACTCTCAAATATGTACATTGCAAATGAAGAATGGAGTGATGCCTCAAAGCTGAGGGATGCTGCGATTTCAAGTGGAACTCATAAAGTCATGGGGAAtagctggattgatgttggtggtCAAGTACAATGTTTCAGAGCGGGTTCTAGTCCAGATGCACAATTCGAGCAGATATATGATGTTCTGCAACAACTTCAGTTGATGATGGTAGATACTGACAAGTTGGTCACACAGATTAACCCCTTATGTACTTATATTAACTGTGAGTAG